The DNA segment caaagccttccctactatgttcttggagctttaagcagagttatgggactcaagaacagcttgaagatgtgaagaaacaagGAAAGCTCACAGTAACAAATTGAAgaagacagtttcttcttcatcgaAATTTCTCTCCGAATTCTCTATTCCCTtttttctccaacaactccaatcttctttatatatttagatgaacatgcaaaatgatggagtgcatggcatgcagctcatgcttggagaatcaaagtagagaagataatggtttgtgtgtgagcataaagatgatgataatagaaaactctttttccattttgtgcaaccatgcaaacgaatttctattttctttttaaaacacaaaatgacttttaaatcattttaattcaaaaatttgattttcttaaattaatttaatatcaaataataaatttatttttgcacaataatcatcttcatatatttaaatcatatttaaatatttattctattgttccgtttaatttgaacgtttcaaattaatttctcaagctaccctaaagcttacccatttacgagctagtagggggacctcacggacctatagatcatgggttccaacgatccgagattaatcgactaaacttattagactgatctaacccctattcgttaactaataggtgattccactaaagcccataactGAACTCCCTTCacggtagatatattatgtccactcgatataaccatgattagtaagttaacccttcacaggttgcttgtaataacggctgggtcgaatctctgttttactctcgaaattacctcttatttcttaagttccactaatcccctaatgaacaattgatttgtgatccaatcaacaaatcgaatccctctcaggccaatgagagagcgaagcctcttgttcaagacccagaatcagcacttgaatggtacaacctctctactaaccctaatcgggtaagagtgaattccttcttgcaccctatgttcccagctattcatctgatcttatccccaaaattgtaagcttattgagcagaggcacttggtctactctcaccatttgcagatcaaaggataatcccgaacaaacaagagttcatagttagctcaggattaaggtcaagttacctaggtcattgttttgaaataatcagtcctaaacagtaaacagtgttataaagtaagagtaactggTTTCATAGTCCGATTTTGCACAAAAATCATTTGCAcaagacacccccacttctcatgtcccaacatgaacgaattaggatcacttcgtttgtagcactttacaacatagggtaggctgcatccaatagtgttaccagaataaggtacccaaccttattcatatactatagatcctttttaactatttactcgaacccgatccacttgtatgtctccacataaagttcaagtactcataaaaaagtcaagggacttaggtttattggatttctaaaaaacaatatattcaacaacaactttatcgaattctcataataagttctaatgtttacaaaccacgagttttatgacataaaacccaaacaaactcccacttggactaaaaatccagtggtaacttatatatccaatatataagactgagtttttatagagaaatacaataaactagggcatcccatacccatggttttacCATTTGGTATCTCATACctaatatttctcccacttgccctaggttattaacctcTGGTATTTCTAGTCTTACAGATGATTCTTAAtcactttagctgagagaatcattgtaaacatattagtatacaaaTAGGTTTCTTATGGAGAATTCATCtatttctcaataatggctaggaagcacattgtcctcccactacattgaggatctctcaactctttgattaagatgGTTTGACCTGCCTTAATaactcttgttaacagtcagagctagaaatcttaaattcattatacttcgatcttagccatttaaatatctgaatatttgttGATGGctattaacaatttgattcttaacagaagttgctatgagatagaaaaaacatatttcttgaaaaaaacatttcattcataacaaaaaaaatatgtacaaaaagTTCATTACAAGATTTAACAAAAGCAGGTAATTTACATCTTCATCAGCAACTTCTCCTACTGAATGAGCAGAGCAAACGGTCTTCAGGATCTAAGCAGCCTGTTTGCCTTTCTCTGCTTTTTTCtctgcaagatatttagggcaatttctcttccagtgccccagatagttgcagtggaaacatttttctttctctgCAGCGGTTTTCTTGCTATTCTTACCAACAgtctttttccctttctctttGTCTTTCTTTGCTGGAATACTCTTAGTCTGCGAAGACGAGGCAACTTtaggcttggaggacattcctctcttctcagaggaagcaacatttacttctggtaCTGGTTCCAAACtgataacatttacttctggtgctgttttatttagatattgcggtaaaaagagagaaaagttgcatcgatagtataagaattggctgagaaatacgaaaattatgaaatgtcataAACGCATCcattaacaccattgcgatggcgaaatagaatgtttcagtctctgttttgcaggaaattggtcaccgcatgcgttaatggctcgaagGCAAAATGTACgacgcatctacatcgcatgcgcccatcaatcaagaacgaagagatgatcaacgcaataacggcgcatgcggtaataaaaaacaacaccgcatgcagcgatagatcgaagatgtgaagagcaacgcatttgcgaacgattctgacaagtgtacagctttttgTTGTGCAATTCTGATGGATTGATTGTGGAACAGAAAGGAATTTTCGATTACGCCATTGTAGGAATTACTATAattatacagtggggaccacaaattcaaagagccaaggtcttgtctataaatagcttcctcaaattcgctGAAAAATATACTGAAACGGGGAGAGAGGCTGGTTTGAAGAGACTGTACAGAGTAAATCCGGGAGAactacgagacaaggctgaaaagtgagtctccgagcaaggaattcttccgattcccgaagctgaagctctgtgcaaaaggtcaattctatggggaaagcaagcctaagaagaaagctttcctctccaccatcCATACGTAGGCAAGCAcaagtctccgatcgggatctgtgtcaagacgttgacactctttccgtatttgtttctattctctaattcatcttctttaattcctcattcacaaacatgtatcaaacgcttaaatttagaattaaatgttatcatcgtcatcGTTATCATCTCTTGTCTCTTTTCATACATTTATCAtcaattttctccatgatgtgttcttaatccctagGGTAAATAgcgagaattaagcgagtgaatCAATCTGTGTCaaggaatcaattaagtttagctaaagcatgctcaaaggcatcttcacttgtgagagtagaagtgaagatgttatttcgcctatcgagagaaagttggaagaatgcattaaataaagcgagaagtatttccagagatggaaacaaccttgcgttcatcatgttcatctctgtttcaccatagacgtatgggaacgtggccgatcactgaaaggtgtacgccaagggaaagcggaaccttagttgtgtcCTTAACGCAAttgatgaacttgcgatgtttttactctttactctttctctttctgcttcattcataagacttgccatcacattcattgattcttttgtacaacttcacagccagtccttgACCtctgtatcatgtatcatagtagtttaggaatttactttatcaatgcatttctacttttagcgcaatttatatttctgtacaaaccaaaattctttattcattattataatcggtcgcatgtatcacataagtatcgcatttaacgacaacaattcccgtgttcgacctcggatcattatgagaaacttgcgttaaaattatacttggtttcagcgcaaggaaacttgtgacacgcactacttcatcgcatactacgagcatatcactatcaatgcatatatttagaacgtagtatcgcataaaatatcatcagtagtgtgcataagcgatacaCATAGCAAaacacattttatttttaaagtcaacaagtttatggcgccgttgccggggacatgagcttgtatgattcatatTCACATTGTCTATATGCTTTAAAGaacatattaaatttttattaacatAAACCCTTAGTTCTCAACATGGTCTGGAAAGCTTGCAGCTCATTAAGCAGAGttgtcaagttgtattcaattttattcatcaaggcATTGGTACAAAATTacagaaaactcttcgaaagagattttAGAATAAAGCCAACTTAAATTCTCTCATCCATCATAGCACTGTTCACttcagccacattaaagtggaccatcatgttcaggacatgttcacgaacattagtcccctctttcatgcgactattataaacgtatttgatagcatcatgcctcagggtaAAGGACGGCCGTCTAAACATCCCtcttagagattccataatctctttggcagtgttCATAGCCTCATGTTTTTTCACCAAAACGTCAGACAGGCTGGTGAGaatataagcacgggctttatcattagCCCTGATCCATTTATCAAATGCTTCCCAAACAGTTCGGTTGGTATTTGAgcttggaatgggaggacattcctccgttaagacaaatctcaaatcATCTATCGGGagtattgtattcaaatttgaattccaatttacataattatccccaatcaTTTTGTCTGaagccaacaattgtataatagaacttgtcattctgaaattataagcaaattttatatgtaaattgcttttaaatccaatcaagttttagcaaagtgataatgtacctataatcattatttttgcaacgatacttaagtgatttagaacaaatgctactgtggggcagtcaagaattccttcacaaaagcaagacagttcttgaccaaatataatctccagaataactcatattccgatagtcatttagttatcgttttcggtcaagatcattactaacacttagtaagtcttgtaagtgtagacccaccactttcagatcttatagaaaggtatgagtatgcctctgaaatagaagacaatacccaagacggaactataagaccctattcattttactaaagccTGGGTtatttcgaatcctatgttacaaccctccctAGGGATCGCCACAGTTAACGACTAGCTATTGCCGCATGAAAAACGACAGCAgatgcaacataagaatctcatggttcaaactaatggaggagaccataggacgatgttgacacatttccttcacccacttactataaacaacttcccccattcaccttgttattgacccatgcaaacactttccatatTGAGCAGTCaaggtaaaatcgacaagaagccgagcatggatctcacggtgtgaactcttgaggatgtgagagctaataacttttattctcccactgaagtgttttaaatgtttgggtattttaCTTAGTCAAGAcggctaatttcatacaacctaagtttaagtagtttatccaaatataactcttataattggatttaacctacaattctaggtgataaaccattttatacCTCACAACGCTCAcgaatgctcataaaaccggttaccaacgctcaattattcagcTATAATCCCCAgataggaggtgttctgtagaccgtcaacttaaataccccaaccttcGATAGGATTTtatatcggttgagtttgtaaccatagtcttacaagtttaacgacctattttaactattaaaacaagtagttaacctaagtgagcatgcggctattctttgttatggattttaaacgtctaacccaattttataacaacttacaaaatttagacatgcttaacacccacaacattcaacaaaggtatctaatataactattatattaaacataaccctaacatgcatactatatatcataatattttataatatactgtcaatgcatgtaacatgcttcctatggtaggattttaaacatataactattatattaaacataaccccCGTACTTGATTGTTCGAAGTGCCAACAAATAAATTCAAGGCATTCTAACAAAGAGGATGATGTAGCTCGGAAAAACCCAGATGTTGGAGATGAACTGTTTTGCGTTATCCAAAGAATACTTCTAACCCCAATAACCTTGAGTAATCCTCAAAGACATTCATTATTTCAAACAAAGTGCACCATACCTGGTAAAGTGTGCATAATTATTGTCGATAGTGGCAGCAATGAGAACATTGTTTCGAAAAAGTTAGTTCAGACTTTGAAACTTAAAGTTGACCCACATCCACATCCATATAAGGTTGGATGGACTAAAAGAGGTGGTAAAACAATTATTAATGAAATATGCACAGTGGCTTTTTCCATTGGTGGCCATTACAAAGATCAAATCATATGTGATGGTATAAAAATGGATGCTTGTCGTCTACTTCTTGGTCGATCATGGCAATATGATAGAAGGGGCATCCACAAATGCCATGAAAGTATATATGAGTTTGATTGGTTAGGCAAGAAGGTTATTCTATTACCTCTCCAAGATCTTCCAACAACTTCCTCTTCCACTTTAGGAAGAGATAAATGCAGTCTATTTTCATTTTGTCTACCAAAAAGGCCTTAGAGATAACATCCACTTGTACATTAGTCTTAATGGTTAAATATCTCTCGACTTCCCTCCTTTTACCGAATTCTGTGAACAGCAAGGTTGAAAATCTCCTTACCAATTTTCCAAACCTcaccaaaatttcaaaaggcTTATCTCCATGGAGGGACATTCAACACAACATTGATTTTATACTCGGTGCCTCACTTTCACATTTTCCCCATTACTAAATGAGCCCATTCGAGTACAAAGCACTTCATGAAATTATCAAAGACCTCCTAAAAGAACAATCCAACCTAGCCTAAGCCCCATGTGTTGTCCCTGTTCTTTTAGCCCCAATAAAGGATGGTAGTTGGCGCCGATGTATTGATAGTCAACCTATAAATAAAACCACCATCAAATACAGATTGTCCATCCCTAGAATAGATGATCTCCTAGACCAATTAGCAGATGCTCAAATCCAAAGGTTTTTCATAGTATATAGAACGCCCGCTTACTCCCATCTCGAGcgggagaaagaaagaaaactattGCACACGCCCCTCTCCCTATCGGTCGAGCCGCTTCGCCCCTCATTCGCCCTTCACTAAATGTTAATGAAAGCAAGCCCTTTCATCCTAATCTCATCTACTGAAAAGGGGGCCGGGCGTAGCGCGTTCTTTGATGTGGATTATTCAAGAATCGAAGTCGAGTTGCTTTATAAAAAGAAGATATCAATGAACTTCTATGAAATGGTTTCACGGGATTTAGCCAATTGTCTTGATCGTGGGATATCATTGAGAAATAGGAATCCGTGTTATCAAAGGATTTCCTGCGATTATTTCTCCTCTAGGCAGTAACGAGGGATCCATTGAGATCGATTCAAATTGGACATACAAAATCTTTCATTGTTCAAGCTCGGGTACAAAAATCATCCTTTTCTTTATAGTCGTATCTACTTTAATAAGAAAGCGCTCTTAGTTTAGTTCGGTTTTCAGAATAGATCTCCATAGTGACTATcaccaaattcaaattaggcCAGGGGATGAATGAAAAATCGTATTCAAAACAAATAAAGGCCTCTTTGAATGGTTGGTTATGTCGTTTAGATTGTCAAAAGCACCTAGCACGTTCATGAGACTCATAAATCAAATATTCCTACTCTTTTTACATAAGTTTGTCGTTATTTACTTTGACGACATCTTAATTTGCAACAAGAGCTCAAAGGAACATTTATCACACTTACAGGATGTCTTCTATACTCTTGACAGTCATCAATTAGTCATTAATCTAAAGAAATATGCTTTCTTAACTAACAAAATTTCCTAGTCTTTCGAAGTTGCTGTAGATGCTAGTGATGTTGAAATAAGAGCAATGTTATCCTAAGAATCACAccctatataatttttttagtgaGAAATAAAGTGAACCTCGATAAAAATGGACCACTTATGAATAGGAATTGTATGTCGTAGTAAGAACCTTATAATATTGGGAACACTACCTTCCAGGTAAAGAATTCATTCTACTAACCGATCATTATTCCCTCAAATTTCTTCACtcacaaaaatatattagtAGAATGCATGCTAGATGGATAACATTTATTCAAAAATCTTGTTTTGTAATAAAATCATGCCTTTGATAGTACTAATAAAGTAGCCGATGTTTTAAGTAGAAAGTCATCTCTGCTGACTCTTCTCCAAGGAACTATCACAGTTTTTTATCAcctacccacttactatgaactagaCCCTGATTTTCATATAATTTGGTAGCAACGTAATACACATTCTGCCCCCTgatgattattatttatttgacaATTATCTCTTTAAAAGTAACTTGTCGTGTACACCTCAAAGGTCTCTTAGAGAAGCCATCATACATAAAGCTCATTCTAGTGGATTAGCTGGTCATTTCGGTCGAAATAAGACCTATATAATGTTGTGTGAAAAATTCTTTTGGCCACAACTCAGGAAAGatgtaaacaattttgtaaaataatgCTTTACGTGCCAAACAACAAAAGGTCAATCACAAAATACAGAACTTTATACTCCACATCCAATTCTCCAAAACATTTGGGAGGATCTCTCTATGGACTTTATCCTTGGTCTTCCATGCACACAAAGAGGGTTTGATTCTATTTTCGTCATTGTTGATAGATTTAGCAAGATGGCTCATTTTATCCCTTGCAAGAAAACCTCAGATACTTTAAAGAAATCTTAAGTTTACATGATATTCTCAAATCAATAGTATCTGATAAAGATGTTAAAttcatgagtttttttttttttttttttttttaaatagaaaagcCTTAGGAAGAAGTTGAAACTCACTTAAGCTTCAACTCAACAAGCCATCCTCAAATAGATGGTTAAACTGAGGTGACAAATAGAATATTGGAAAATCTACTTCGATGCATCTCTGGAGAACAACTAAAAAATGGGATCTTGCACTCTCACAAGCTGAATTTGCATACAACAACATGCAAAATAGATTGACAAGGAAGTGCCCCTTTGAAATTGTTTGTAATCATCCTCAAAAACCAACTTTTGACCTCACTAATTTACCTTCTTCTGTTGACAGCAACTAGAGGCAGATTACATGGTGGAAATAATTCAAAAGATACATGAAGAAGTTGTGAAGAACCTAACAGCTGCCAATACAAGATATAAGGACAAAGCTGATGTTCACCGAATGAATCAAACTTTTCAACCTGGATATCTAGTGATGGtgtatattaaaaaatcaagaCTACCAACTGGAAGTTCTTCCAAATTAACCAACAAAAAGTTCGACCTATTCACAATATTAgaaaaatttggagaaaatgtCTTTCAGATAGATCTACCTACATCTATGAAAATTAGCAACATATTCAACGTTGCTGATATTTTTCCCTACTATGCACCTGATGAGTTTCAACTTTCATCATAAACTCGAGGACGAGTTTAATTCTTAGTGGGTCGATTTGATGTAGATGCCTTTCGAATATTTTGGGAATATTCTGTAATTTCCATTTATactaatttgtaattttaatttgttttctttttagtttaggTGTGAAAACACCCTTCCACTCTAGGTCTATTTAAAGGGGATTTAGGATTAGAATTAGTTAGGTAGTTAGATGTGAAACAAACCTTTCCCTTTTGGCTATTTAAAGGGATCATAATCTACATTTTTGCTTCAagattttctccaaaatttgaCTCTCCACGGGACACTTTGCGAAATCATAATTATGAAATTCAAGAAAAGATACAATgtgaataaattttcaaaatttgtagaTGGgatgttaataataataataatatttgttatttaccaaaattaacaataaactaatagaATAAATTAATGAGGTTCGGACTTTTGTTGATTCTATTCGTGATCTCCTCTATTATGGGTCTATTCTTGGTTTTCTTTGAACTAACCAAAGAGTAATCCTTTGCTCATAAGTTAGCTACACAGGCTCAAAGCTTAGTGTTTTTCGCAATCCGGCTTAAAGAACATCTTCTTTGGTTGGTTTTTGCCTTTCATTTTGATTCGATTTGTTATTAAGTCTTCCTTTTTACTGTTATacccaacaaaaaaaataattttaaagtttGTTGGAAGCTTGGAGAGTAAATTTTGTTAGAGAATTCAACCtaatttgttaaagtgttttatattatgttttaaatggaTATGGTAGCATCAATTATGATAAATTGCCttggtgaattaattttatcttgCTGTAATATTTTTCCTCTGGCTATATTTTATTGCTTAGGTATGGGTTGTTATTCACTCTCCAATAGTGTTTCTTCCATTTATATGATCTTTTGAATAGATAAAAATCGTTCTTCCAAAAACTTTAACTTCAAAAAGTAAAGCGTACAcattaaaaaaagaacaaaaatacaaaatattaaCTACACTCAAGTTGAATCACAAATTATATTTCTTAAAATATCTTGTACCATCATTCTCACCCACTTGTTCTATTAAAAATATCATAAACCCATACAACTTaaaaaagcaattgaaaaattaacatccaaagaaaatttcatgaaacccaattaattaaaataattgacaATCATAAAAAGCAAAAATCCATGAAAAATGaaatccaaatcaaacaaaACCCACACTATCGCACACTTCCCATTTCTTATCCGAATTAACCAAAAATGGGCGGCCGGAAAGGTGAGATTTCTTCAACTTCCGGCCTCCAAGTCCCCTTAATTAAACACCTCCATCCTCCCAATAAATCCAAAACAAATTACTTCGCTTTCCTTTGTTCAATCGTTGCTTCCATGTCTTCCGTTTTGGTTGGTTACGGTGAGAAATTTGACTTCCTATTGTTCATGCTCTGTTGTTCCTCTGTTTTTTTATTTCTGTATATTTTTGAGTTTTCAATCAGATATCGGTGTAATGAGTGGAGCTGCAATCTACATACAACAAGATTTCAACATCTCTGATGTGCAGGTGGAAATTCTGGTCGGAATCATCAGCCTTTACGCCATTATAGGCGCCGCCGCCGCTGGCATAACCTCTGATTGGCTCGGCCGCCGGTACACCATTGTTCTCTGTGCTGTCTTGTTCTTTGTCGGAGCTATTCTCATGGGTTTCGCCCCAAATTACGCCTTCCTCATGTCCGGCCGATTTGTCATCGGCATCGCTGCCGGATCTGCCGTGTTGATTGCCTCTGTGTACACTGCAGAGGTTGCTCCGACATCATCTCGCGGCTGCCTCTCCACTTTTCCTGAGGTCTGTCCAGTTCTCAATTAAGTGCAAGGAGAGATCCGacgttttgattttgaatagtTAGAGATTGATTAATTTTCTTGCAGGTGTTTCTTAACGTCGGCATTTTGCTTGGATACATTTCGAATTTTGCATTCTCCAAGCTTCCAACTCGTTTGGGGTGGCGATTTATGCTCGGAATCGGTTTAATTCCGTCAATGTTCTTAGCTGCCATCGTGATTCTGATAATGCCGGAATCCCCACGGTGGTTGGTAATGCAGGGCCGAATCAACGAAGCCAAACAAGTCCTCATCAGAACCTCAGATTCCATCGAAGAATCTCTACAGCGCTTAGCCGACATCAAAACCGTCGTCGGAATTCCGGCGAGTTGTGAAGACAATGTCGTTCAAATCCCAAAACAGACCACCCACGGTAGCAGCGTTTGGAAGGAGCTATTCCTTCACCCAACGTCTGCTGTCCTCCACATTCTTATCACCGCCATCGGTGTCAATTTTTTCGTAGAGGCCACCGGCATGGGCGCCGTCGTTTCATACAGTCCTAGAATCTTCGAGAAGGCCGGAATCTCATCCTCCGACCACAAGCTTCTAA comes from the Benincasa hispida cultivar B227 chromosome 5, ASM972705v1, whole genome shotgun sequence genome and includes:
- the LOC120078780 gene encoding polyol transporter 5-like; protein product: MGGRKGEISSTSGLQVPLIKHLHPPNKSKTNYFAFLCSIVASMSSVLVGYDIGVMSGAAIYIQQDFNISDVQVEILVGIISLYAIIGAAAAGITSDWLGRRYTIVLCAVLFFVGAILMGFAPNYAFLMSGRFVIGIAAGSAVLIASVYTAEVAPTSSRGCLSTFPEVFLNVGILLGYISNFAFSKLPTRLGWRFMLGIGLIPSMFLAAIVILIMPESPRWLVMQGRINEAKQVLIRTSDSIEESLQRLADIKTVVGIPASCEDNVVQIPKQTTHGSSVWKELFLHPTSAVLHILITAIGVNFFVEATGMGAVVSYSPRIFEKAGISSSDHKLLTTMGVGLTKTIFVLIATVLFDKIGRRPLILTSIAGKTISLIVLGSGMTIIEASHEQVTWAVGLCIAMVLSDVAFYSMGMGPMCYVISEIFPLKLRAQGMSVGMITNRIMGAIITMTFLSLYRAISIGGAFFLYAAIAAVGWVFFYIVFPETRGIELEDVEGLFGNFLWKFSNKEDDIE